In Anopheles gambiae chromosome 2, idAnoGambNW_F1_1, whole genome shotgun sequence, a single window of DNA contains:
- the LOC1274461 gene encoding transmembrane protease serine 9: MGSAIKRAGTIQTMILWTVVIVLCFFATDLFALQDGESCSHQGESGVCRPYSKCKRGNRITVCSYSATEAIVCCPQSQQLDSPPSGFSIPTPLNSQSRGGSERISEKKCNEYKDLTTESVAISALTLNPTLVKIDVPKCEMVVKLIVGGNVTKPGEFPHMAAIGWRQPNGGYSFDCGGSLISEYYVLTAAHCYAESADGTLPSIVRLGEQSLVREDDGAEPENYDILRFIVHPDLKRSVGKYNDIALIQLTERVIFTNFIRPACLYPSEVLNVRTAIATGFGRTEYLGAKSDELRKVALNIYNNELCAERYRYDRHLRQGILSTQMCVGDLAGGKDTCQGDSGGPLQVTVQENHCMFYILGVTSLGQVCGSSTPAIYTKVHPYLDWIESVVWKITNPLPRHTMSPTIDNARWITPIALSAIFFLGSVLAASNEGESCAYGNEPGICQGYNLCRPLLEKSRIVKICGYTSQQAVVCCPVDYRERLQQLNDPNQRVSERKCRDYQSASNSGLLFGSLAVGSSVVKLKPRAQCPTDQNLIVGGTAARFGEFPHMARLAMPDENGAMVFRCGATLISEQWVMTAAHCLESQTIVVRLGELKEGNDEFGDPVDVQVTRIVKHPNYKPRTVYNDIALLKLARPVTFSTRIRPACLYGSSTVDRTKAVAIGFGSTEAYGAASKELLKVSLDVFTTAACSVFFQRNRRVPQGLRESHLCAGFLSGGRDTCTGDSGGPLQISSEDEACVAQIIGITSFGIGCGSTTPGIYTRVSEYIDWIEGIVWPTDSASLTDGLRFS; this comes from the exons ACGGTGAATCATGCTCGCACCAGGGAGAGTCGGGCGTGTGCCGACCATACTCGAAGTGCAAACGCGGCAATCGGATCACCGTGTGCAGCTATTCGGCCACGGAAGCGATCGTCTGCTGCCCACAATCCCAACAGCTCGACAGCCCCCCGAGCGGGTTTAGCATACCGACGCCACTTAACTCGCAAAGTCGTGGAGGAAGCGAACGGATAAGCGAAAAAA AATGTAACGAATACAAGGACCTTACGACGGAAAGTGTCGCGATCAGTGCGCTCACACTAAATCCAACCCTGGTTAAAATCGATGTACCGAAGTGTGAAATGGTTGTGAAGTTGATCGTCGGTGGCAACGTGACGAAACCGGGCGAGTTCCCGCACATGGCTGCGATCGGATGGCGGCAGCCGAACGGTGGCTACTCGTTCGACTGCGGAGGATCGCTGATCAGCGAGTACTACGTGCTGACGGCAGCCCACTGCTACGCGGAATCAGCTGACGG CACACTACCCTCCATTGTGCGGCTGGGCGAACAGAGCTTGGTGCGCGAGGACGATGGTGCGGAGCCGGAAAATTACGACATCTTGCGCTTCATCGTGCATCCGGATTTGAAACGGAGCGTCGGAAAATACAACGATATCGCACTGATTCAGCTGACGGAGCGTGTGATCTTTACGAACTTTATACGGCcggcctgtctgtacccatCGGAAGTGCTAAACGTACGCACAGCGATCGCGACCGGATTCGGGCGGACGGAGTATCTTGGTGCCAAATCGGACGAGCTGCGCAAGGTGGCACTCAACATCTACAACAATGAACTGTGTGCCGAGCGATACCGGTATGATCGTCACCTCCGCCAGGGCATTCTATCCACGCAGATGTGCGTTGGTGATCTGGCCGGTGGAAAGGATACCTGCCAGGGCGATTCGGGCGGCCCGCTACAGGTCACGGTACAAGAAAATCATTGCATGTTTTACATCCTCGGTGTGACATCGTTGGGGCAGGTGTGCGGTAGTTCTACGCCGGCAATTTACACCAAAGTTCACCCATACCTGGACTGGATCGAATCCGTGGTGTGG aaaatcacgaaccccctcccccgccacacaatgtcaccaaccATTGATAACGCACGGTGGATCACGCCGATCGCCCTCAGCGCGATCTTTTTTCTCGGCAGTGTACTAGCCGCAAGCAATG AAGGAGAGTCGTGTGCGTATGGCAACGAGCCCGGAATCTGCCAAGGCTATAATCTGTGCCGTCCGCTTCTGGAAAAGTCTCGCATTGTAAAAATCTGTGGCTACACGTCCCAACAAGCAGTTGTGTGCTGTCCGGTTGACTATCGTGAGCGCTTGCAGCAGCTGAACGATCCAAACCAGCGTGTCAGTGAACGAA AGTGCCGAGACTACCAGAGCGCATCCAATTCCGGGCTGCTGTTCGGTTCGCTAGCGGTCGGCTCCTCGGTGGTGAAGCTAAAGCCCCGCGCCCAATGTCCAACCGATCAGAACCTGATCGTCGGTGGTACGGCCGCACGGTTTGGCGAGTTTCCGCACATGGCCCGGCTGGCCATGCCGGACGAGAACGGTGCCATGGTGTTTCGCTGCGGCGCAACGCTGATCAGCGAACAGTGGGTTATGACGGCCGCACACTGTCTGGAGTCGCAAACGATCGTGGTGCGGCTGGGTGAGCTCAAGGAGGGCAACGACGAGTTTGGCGACCCGGTCGATGTCCAGGTGACACGGATCGTGAAGCATCCTAACTACAAACCGCGCACCGTGTATAACGATATCGCCCTGCTGAAGCTGGCCCGCCCGGTGACCTTTTCGACGCGGATACGTCCCGCCTGCCTGTACGGTTCGTCAACGGTCGATCGGACGAAGGCGGTAGCGATCGGATTTGGATCGACGGAAGCAT ACGGTGCTGCGTCGAAGGAACTGCTGAAAGTATCGCTAGATGTGTTCACCACGGCCGCCTGTAGCGTGTTTTTCCAGCGCAATCGTCGCGTTCCCCAGGGCCTCCGGGAGTCGCATCTCTGTGCCGGGTTCCTGAGCGGTGGCCGTGACACCTGCACCGGAGATTCCGGTGGTCCGCTACAGATCAGCTCGGAAGATGAGGCCTGCGTAGCGCAGATCATCGGCATTACCTCGTTCGGTATTGGCTGTGGCTCGACGACGCCCGGCATCTATACGCGTGTGTCGGAGTACATAGACTGGATCGAGGGCATCGTGTGGCCAACGGATAGCGCCTCCCTGACGGATGGGTTACGCTTTAGTTAA